In Streptomyces sp. TS71-3, the following proteins share a genomic window:
- a CDS encoding carbohydrate ABC transporter permease, which yields MSFRVARRIRARWLGIAFILLWSLVPIYWTINTSLQNEAQAGSKPAHYLPPTPSLRNYSTLLGGSGEVPGQIRQSAANIFIECGAATVITVVLSTLAAYAFARMTFRGRGVLFYGVLATMAFPAYTTLIPLYRILGEFRLVNTYTGIVLVYVSGFLPLATWIMYNYLRTLPPSIEEAGLVDGASRLEVLRYVLLPLAVPGLISTTVITFLFSWTQFLFPLVLSTDQSTEPLTVVIAALQGQHVVPSTLLSAAGVITIAVPAVIAISLNRYIVSGLVSGSVK from the coding sequence ATGTCCTTCCGCGTGGCCCGCCGGATCCGCGCCCGCTGGCTCGGCATCGCGTTCATCCTGCTGTGGTCGCTGGTCCCCATCTACTGGACGATCAACACCAGCCTCCAGAACGAGGCGCAGGCCGGCAGCAAACCGGCGCACTACCTGCCGCCCACGCCGAGTCTGCGGAACTACTCGACCCTGCTGGGCGGCTCCGGAGAGGTCCCGGGGCAGATCCGGCAGTCCGCGGCCAACATCTTCATCGAGTGCGGGGCCGCCACGGTCATCACCGTCGTGCTGTCCACGCTGGCCGCCTACGCCTTCGCGCGGATGACGTTCCGCGGCAGGGGCGTCCTCTTCTACGGCGTGCTCGCCACCATGGCCTTCCCCGCCTACACGACGCTGATCCCGCTCTACCGGATCCTCGGAGAATTCCGCCTGGTCAACACCTACACCGGCATCGTCCTGGTCTACGTGTCCGGCTTCCTGCCGCTGGCGACCTGGATCATGTACAACTACCTGCGCACGCTGCCTCCCTCCATCGAGGAGGCCGGGCTCGTGGACGGGGCGAGCCGGCTGGAGGTCCTGCGGTACGTCCTTCTCCCGCTGGCCGTCCCGGGGCTCATCTCGACGACGGTCATCACCTTCCTGTTCTCGTGGACGCAGTTCCTCTTCCCGCTGGTGCTCTCCACCGACCAGTCCACCGAGCCGCTCACGGTGGTCATCGCCGCGTTGCAGGGCCAGCACGTGGTGCCGTCCACCCTGCTCAGCGCGGCGGGCGTGATCACCATCGCCGTGCCCGCCGTCATCGCGATCTCGCTCAACCGGTACATCGTCAGCGGCCTGGTGAGCGGAAGCGTGAAGTGA
- a CDS encoding DeoR/GlpR family DNA-binding transcription regulator, which translates to MRRRERLNQILSVIVGHGSMDVEALARQFDVSHATIRRDLELLEQQRLVSRTRGGATTHSAFTDMPLNYKTAQDLDEKRRIAHEARRQVQGARVVGMTGGTTVAEFAHLLLDHEGLTVVTNALNVALHLLDNPRLRVFVGGGELRSSSQETVGHNTESFFTQYNLDVAFLGVDGVDASAGCTNYDPAGARANGELLRRARRRIVLADATKIGRLALAQVCALSDVDVLITDERAEQGQVERIREQGCDVVLV; encoded by the coding sequence ATGCGACGCAGAGAACGCCTCAACCAGATACTCTCCGTGATCGTCGGGCACGGCTCCATGGACGTGGAGGCCCTGGCCCGGCAGTTCGACGTGTCCCACGCGACCATCCGGCGCGATCTCGAACTGCTGGAGCAGCAGCGCCTGGTGAGCCGCACCAGGGGAGGTGCGACCACCCACTCCGCGTTCACCGACATGCCGCTGAACTACAAGACGGCCCAGGACCTGGACGAGAAGCGCAGGATCGCGCACGAGGCCCGGCGGCAGGTGCAGGGCGCCCGGGTGGTCGGCATGACCGGCGGCACCACGGTGGCGGAGTTCGCCCACCTGCTGCTGGACCACGAGGGCCTCACCGTCGTGACCAACGCCCTCAACGTCGCGCTGCACCTGCTGGACAACCCGCGGCTGCGGGTCTTCGTCGGGGGCGGCGAGCTGCGCAGCAGCAGCCAGGAGACGGTGGGCCACAACACGGAGTCGTTCTTCACGCAGTACAACCTCGACGTGGCGTTCCTCGGTGTGGACGGGGTGGACGCCTCCGCCGGCTGCACCAACTACGACCCGGCCGGCGCACGGGCCAACGGCGAGCTGCTGCGGCGGGCCCGGCGGCGGATCGTGCTCGCCGACGCGACCAAGATCGGCCGTCTGGCGCTCGCGCAGGTCTGCGCACTGTCGGACGTCGACGTCCTGATCACCGACGAACGGGCCGAGCAGGGCCAGGTGGAGCGGATCCGGGAGCAGGGCTGCGACGTCGTCCTGGTCTGA
- a CDS encoding alpha-glucosidase/alpha-galactosidase, whose amino-acid sequence MTKVAFIGAGSVEFTRNVVSDLCSYPELQGQLELSLHDIDADRLAHAEALVRRIDEETGAGARVSSSVDRRTAVEGADYVINEIQVGGYQATRADFDIPERYGVHQTISDTIGIGGVFRGLRTIPVLIGIGADLAEVAPDSYLLNYSNPMAMLPWAVHAGSPFHRVVGMCHSVRDTHKTLAELVGLPVEEIDFVTAGFNHQAFVLRFEHQGRDLYPALRAAIDADPELQRRVRVEIFRRFGYFPTESSEHSAEYVPWFMHHPGEVEHFRVPIGEYLRRSERNIDEFAATQQALKGGGPLPVDATSELASEFIHAHQTGRAREIYLNVRNDGLISNLPDECCVEVPTLVDASGPHPRPVGALPPQLAALNRTFLNVVELTVRAVLDGNRDHVYQAALLDPNTASVLTTRQTVQMCDELFAAHGDLIPEALRKA is encoded by the coding sequence ATGACCAAGGTTGCGTTCATCGGCGCCGGCAGTGTCGAGTTCACCCGGAATGTCGTCAGCGATCTGTGCTCCTATCCGGAGCTGCAGGGGCAGCTCGAACTGTCCCTGCACGACATCGACGCCGACCGGCTGGCCCACGCCGAGGCGTTGGTGCGCCGGATCGACGAGGAGACCGGAGCGGGTGCCCGGGTCTCGTCGAGCGTCGACCGGCGCACGGCCGTCGAGGGTGCCGACTACGTCATCAACGAGATCCAGGTCGGCGGGTACCAGGCGACCCGCGCGGACTTCGACATCCCCGAGCGCTACGGCGTCCACCAGACCATCTCGGACACCATCGGCATCGGCGGTGTCTTCCGGGGGCTGCGCACGATCCCGGTCCTGATCGGGATCGGCGCGGACCTCGCCGAGGTCGCGCCGGACTCCTACCTGCTGAACTACAGCAACCCCATGGCGATGCTGCCGTGGGCCGTGCATGCCGGCTCGCCCTTCCACCGGGTCGTCGGCATGTGCCACTCGGTGCGCGACACGCACAAGACGCTCGCGGAACTCGTGGGCCTGCCCGTCGAGGAGATCGACTTCGTCACCGCGGGCTTCAACCACCAGGCGTTCGTGCTGCGCTTCGAGCACCAGGGCCGGGACCTGTATCCGGCGCTGCGCGCCGCCATCGACGCCGATCCCGAGCTCCAGCGCCGCGTCCGCGTCGAGATCTTCCGGCGCTTCGGCTACTTTCCCACCGAGTCCAGCGAGCACAGCGCCGAGTACGTGCCGTGGTTCATGCACCATCCCGGCGAGGTCGAGCACTTCCGGGTGCCGATCGGCGAGTACCTGCGCCGCTCGGAGCGGAACATCGACGAGTTCGCGGCGACCCAGCAAGCACTGAAGGGTGGCGGGCCGCTGCCCGTCGACGCCACCTCGGAGCTCGCCTCGGAGTTCATCCACGCCCACCAGACCGGCCGGGCACGGGAGATCTACCTCAACGTCCGCAACGACGGCCTGATCAGCAACCTGCCCGACGAGTGCTGCGTCGAGGTGCCCACCCTCGTGGACGCAAGCGGACCGCACCCGAGGCCGGTCGGCGCCCTGCCCCCGCAACTCGCCGCGCTGAACCGCACGTTCCTGAACGTCGTGGAGCTCACCGTGCGCGCCGTCCTCGACGGCAACCGCGATCACGTCTACCAGGCGGCCCTGCTCGACCCCAACACCGCGAGCGTGCTCACCACCCGCCAGACGGTGCAGATGTGCGACGAGCTCTTCGCCGCCCACGGGGACCTGATCCCGGAGGCGCTGCGCAAGGCCTGA
- a CDS encoding threonine/serine exporter ThrE family protein, protein MESGDSDDRKLKSDEARSAFTQPVGVVPGHAVAEDESHTTSEFAVPQGLVPAGSLHDQEGSAFSPPRTYRARHAPPAFIPRADAPVVNGLAKEAPWQDRMRTILRLPVAERPALEPVAKHEDDSGPAVPRVLDLTLRIGELLLAGGEGAEDVEAAMFAVCHSYGLDRCEPTATFTLLSISYQPSLVHDPVTASRTVRRRGTDYTRLAAVFRLVDDLSEDENGIPLEEAYRRLAEIRRNRHPFPGWALTAANGLLAGSASVLVGGNLLVFIAAAVGAMLGDRLAWLCSGRGLPEFYQFTVAAMPPAAIGVTLTVLHAQVPASAVITGGLFALLPGRALVAGVQDGLTGYYITAAARLLEVVYFVVGIVMGVLIVLYFGVRLNAKLNPDEALPNVDRPYWQILAAMMLSLAFAVLLQQERSTVLMVTLNGGVAWVVYGAMHFTGHISPVASTAAAAGVVGLFGQFFSRYRFASALPYVTAAIGPLLPGSSTYFGLLGFAQNDVNAGLVSLTKAVALAMAIAIGVNLGAEASRMLIRVPGAQARRAAKRTRGF, encoded by the coding sequence ATCGAGTCGGGTGACAGTGACGACCGCAAGCTGAAGTCGGACGAAGCGAGGAGCGCGTTCACGCAGCCGGTGGGCGTGGTCCCGGGTCACGCCGTAGCCGAGGACGAGTCGCACACGACGTCGGAGTTCGCGGTGCCGCAGGGGCTCGTGCCCGCGGGCTCGCTCCACGACCAGGAAGGCTCCGCGTTCAGCCCGCCGCGCACCTACCGCGCGCGGCACGCGCCACCGGCGTTCATCCCACGGGCCGACGCGCCGGTCGTCAACGGGCTGGCCAAGGAGGCGCCTTGGCAGGACCGTATGCGCACGATCCTGCGCCTGCCGGTGGCCGAGCGGCCCGCGCTGGAGCCGGTGGCCAAGCACGAGGACGACTCGGGGCCCGCGGTCCCGCGCGTACTCGACCTCACCCTGCGCATCGGGGAGCTGCTGCTGGCGGGCGGGGAGGGCGCCGAGGACGTGGAGGCGGCGATGTTCGCCGTCTGCCACAGCTACGGGCTCGACCGCTGCGAGCCGACGGCCACCTTCACCCTGCTGTCCATCTCCTACCAGCCGTCCCTGGTGCACGACCCGGTGACGGCCTCCCGGACCGTACGCCGCCGCGGCACCGACTACACGCGGCTCGCGGCCGTCTTCCGGCTGGTCGACGACCTCAGCGAGGACGAGAACGGGATCCCCCTGGAGGAGGCCTACCGGCGGCTCGCCGAGATCCGGCGCAACCGCCACCCCTTTCCCGGGTGGGCGCTGACCGCGGCGAACGGGCTGCTGGCGGGCTCGGCCTCGGTGCTCGTCGGCGGCAACCTGTTGGTCTTCATCGCGGCGGCGGTGGGCGCCATGCTGGGCGACCGGCTGGCCTGGCTCTGCTCGGGGCGGGGGCTGCCGGAGTTCTACCAGTTCACGGTGGCCGCGATGCCGCCCGCCGCGATCGGGGTGACGCTCACCGTCCTCCACGCGCAGGTGCCCGCCTCCGCGGTGATCACCGGTGGGCTGTTCGCGCTGCTGCCGGGTCGGGCGCTGGTGGCGGGCGTGCAGGACGGGCTCACCGGCTACTACATCACCGCCGCGGCCCGCCTGCTGGAGGTGGTGTACTTCGTCGTCGGCATCGTCATGGGCGTGCTGATCGTCCTCTACTTCGGCGTGCGCCTGAACGCCAAGCTCAACCCGGATGAGGCGCTGCCGAACGTGGACCGGCCGTACTGGCAGATACTCGCCGCGATGATGCTCTCCCTGGCCTTCGCCGTGCTGCTCCAGCAGGAACGTTCGACTGTCCTGATGGTGACGCTCAACGGAGGCGTGGCCTGGGTCGTCTACGGGGCGATGCACTTCACCGGCCACATCTCGCCCGTGGCGTCCACGGCCGCGGCCGCGGGAGTCGTCGGCCTCTTCGGCCAGTTCTTCTCGCGGTACCGGTTCGCGTCCGCGCTGCCGTACGTCACCGCGGCGATCGGGCCCCTGCTTCCCGGCTCCTCCACGTACTTCGGGTTGCTGGGGTTCGCCCAGAACGATGTGAACGCGGGGCTCGTGTCGTTGACGAAAGCCGTGGCACTGGCCATGGCCATCGCGATCGGGGTGAATCTGGGCGCGGAGGCCTCCCGGATGCTGATCCGCGTCCCCGGCGCCCAGGCACGCCGCGCGGCGAAGCGCACACGCGGCTTCTGA
- a CDS encoding carbohydrate ABC transporter permease → MTRPRLDTPPATAPDSGAPTGRQPARARRRRFDPLPYVLVAPLVLFIVLLAVVPALFTIVESFFRVDALDPPTRFFGLGNFRGLFHSPAVRAAAGNTMLYVVIGVALSTVLGIAMAITLQRRFTGRSVLIAVLILPWALPGVVEGIVWSGIWDGNSGLLNSVLSSLHLIDQYQNFLGQNRLETIALIELVQVWQITPLSALLVLASLQNIPDDLYEAATLDGCSSWGAFRRVTLPLARPGIAVAMVQAVIATLNVFDQPYVLNGAASTGSSVMAQTYFISFQNLDFGAGYALSLLVTAVTLILSFLVVKFVHRTVEF, encoded by the coding sequence ATGACACGCCCCCGACTCGACACACCGCCGGCCACGGCGCCGGACAGCGGCGCGCCCACCGGCCGGCAGCCCGCGAGAGCGCGACGGCGCCGCTTCGATCCGCTGCCCTACGTACTCGTCGCCCCGCTCGTGCTGTTCATCGTGCTCCTGGCGGTGGTGCCCGCGCTCTTCACGATCGTCGAGTCGTTCTTCCGGGTCGACGCGCTCGATCCGCCGACGCGCTTCTTCGGGCTGGGCAACTTCCGGGGCCTGTTCCACTCCCCCGCGGTGCGCGCCGCAGCCGGCAACACCATGCTCTACGTGGTGATCGGCGTGGCCCTGTCGACCGTCCTCGGCATCGCCATGGCGATCACCCTGCAACGCCGGTTCACCGGCCGCTCCGTGCTGATCGCCGTCCTCATCCTGCCGTGGGCGCTGCCCGGCGTCGTCGAGGGCATCGTGTGGAGCGGCATCTGGGACGGGAACTCCGGACTGCTGAACAGCGTGCTCAGCTCGCTGCACCTGATCGACCAGTACCAGAACTTCCTGGGCCAGAACCGCCTGGAGACGATCGCGCTGATCGAGCTCGTGCAGGTCTGGCAGATCACCCCGCTGTCGGCCCTGCTGGTGCTCGCCTCGCTGCAGAACATCCCCGACGACCTGTACGAGGCGGCCACGCTCGACGGCTGCTCCTCCTGGGGCGCCTTCCGGCGGGTCACGCTGCCGCTGGCCAGGCCCGGTATCGCCGTGGCCATGGTGCAGGCGGTGATCGCGACGCTGAACGTCTTCGACCAGCCGTACGTGCTCAACGGCGCGGCCTCCACCGGGTCGTCGGTGATGGCGCAGACGTACTTCATCAGCTTCCAGAACCTCGACTTCGGCGCCGGTTACGCCCTGTCCCTGCTGGTCACCGCGGTCACCCTGATCCTGTCCTTCCTCGTCGTCAAGTTCGTGCACCGGACGGTGGAGTTCTGA
- a CDS encoding ABC transporter substrate-binding protein, with product MLSTRRGVRGGVALSLLSCLALAATACGGGGDTASSATRGVTINVALAIPSPPKASLDAFTKSTGITVHWTNIDWDSLQTKIAAAATAHTYFADATDVDWSRVGQLSKLKWFYPMQDYVDTKALAPDMPQLTSFTVGKEVVGVPFDASFLTTTVNKEMFAKAGITTMPKTLAEYTADLKKVKAKGVVDHPLDIPFAAAEGLSTYWYQATAAFGGTVLDAHGKPQFTSPGSAGYKAAQWMTDAIKQGLVAPGNINTTDSQGTQTEMAKGRVASVFSDYSGNVGSLYDVPSASTVTKQVVYVPTPGATGPAPNLSNPDGIGIPRTAKYPAAAAKFIKWFTSADQQAAFAGIDGPDKTLHTYSLPSRLSAVHRLGAKGDLVQAGAMSSMLASSTRPVFPQGAPSWYPQFSNSVYTNLHAAATGSQSVGAAIKAIAATANRLAGGS from the coding sequence ATGCTCTCCACACGACGAGGCGTCAGAGGCGGGGTGGCACTCTCCCTCCTGTCGTGTCTCGCCCTGGCCGCCACCGCATGCGGTGGCGGCGGCGACACGGCGTCGTCGGCGACCCGAGGCGTGACGATCAACGTCGCCCTGGCCATACCCTCGCCTCCCAAGGCCTCCCTCGACGCCTTCACCAAGTCCACGGGCATCACCGTCCACTGGACGAACATCGACTGGGACAGCCTCCAGACGAAGATCGCGGCCGCCGCCACCGCGCACACCTACTTCGCGGACGCCACGGACGTCGACTGGTCCCGGGTGGGCCAGCTGAGCAAGCTCAAGTGGTTCTATCCGATGCAGGACTACGTCGACACCAAGGCCCTGGCACCGGACATGCCCCAGCTCACCTCCTTCACCGTGGGCAAGGAGGTGGTCGGCGTCCCGTTCGACGCGTCCTTCCTGACGACCACCGTGAACAAGGAGATGTTCGCGAAGGCCGGCATCACCACCATGCCGAAGACGCTGGCGGAGTACACGGCCGATCTCAAGAAGGTCAAGGCCAAGGGCGTCGTCGACCACCCCCTGGACATCCCGTTCGCCGCGGCGGAGGGCCTGTCGACCTACTGGTACCAGGCCACGGCGGCGTTCGGCGGCACCGTGCTCGACGCGCACGGGAAACCGCAGTTCACCTCCCCCGGCTCGGCCGGCTACAAGGCCGCGCAGTGGATGACCGACGCGATCAAGCAGGGTCTCGTGGCACCGGGGAACATCAACACCACCGACAGCCAGGGCACCCAGACGGAGATGGCGAAGGGCAGGGTCGCGAGCGTCTTCAGCGACTACTCGGGCAACGTCGGAAGCCTCTACGACGTGCCGTCCGCCTCCACCGTCACCAAGCAGGTCGTCTACGTTCCCACCCCCGGCGCAACCGGGCCCGCACCCAATCTGAGCAACCCCGACGGCATCGGCATCCCGCGCACCGCCAAGTACCCGGCGGCGGCGGCCAAGTTCATCAAGTGGTTCACGTCGGCCGACCAACAGGCCGCGTTCGCGGGCATCGACGGTCCCGACAAGACGCTGCACACCTACAGCCTGCCGTCCCGGCTGAGCGCGGTGCACCGGCTCGGCGCCAAGGGCGACCTGGTCCAGGCCGGCGCCATGAGCAGCATGCTGGCGTCCAGCACCCGGCCGGTGTTCCCCCAGGGCGCGCCCTCGTGGTACCCGCAGTTCTCCAACTCCGTCTACACGAACCTGCACGCCGCCGCCACCGGGAGCCAGAGCGTCGGCGCGGCGATCAAGGCGATCGCCGCCACCGCCAACCGGCTCGCCGGCGGATCGTGA
- a CDS encoding SDR family NAD(P)-dependent oxidoreductase, which yields MKLDLNGKRALVTGSSTGLGEATARLLAAEGAAVVVHGRDRKRTEDVAEAVRGAGGTATTALGDLSTDEGAEAVARAATADGPVDVLVNNAGFYRHVTWSDATPQEWSDTYNVNVVSGVRMIGHLVPAMRERGWGRVITIGGGLASQPMNTHPQYNATLAARHNLAVSLARDLRGTGVTSNVVSPGAILVEATKELVTGIGPERGWGETWEEIQPNAVEALIPNDHNRFGRPDEIAAAVAYLCSGYAEYVSGATIRVDGGLIRSAF from the coding sequence ATGAAACTCGATCTCAACGGAAAACGTGCTCTCGTCACCGGTTCGAGCACGGGACTCGGCGAGGCCACCGCAAGGCTCCTGGCCGCCGAAGGCGCGGCGGTCGTCGTCCACGGACGGGACAGGAAGCGCACCGAGGACGTCGCCGAGGCGGTCCGGGGGGCCGGAGGCACCGCCACCACCGCACTGGGCGACCTCTCCACCGACGAGGGCGCCGAAGCAGTGGCCCGGGCGGCCACCGCGGACGGCCCGGTGGACGTCCTCGTCAACAACGCCGGCTTCTACCGCCACGTGACCTGGAGCGACGCCACCCCCCAGGAGTGGAGCGACACCTACAACGTCAACGTCGTCTCCGGCGTGCGCATGATCGGGCACCTGGTGCCGGCGATGCGCGAGCGCGGCTGGGGCCGGGTCATCACGATCGGCGGCGGCCTCGCCAGCCAGCCGATGAACACGCACCCGCAGTACAACGCCACGCTGGCGGCCCGGCACAACCTGGCGGTGTCCCTGGCGCGCGACCTGCGGGGCACCGGGGTCACGTCGAACGTCGTATCTCCCGGCGCGATCCTCGTCGAGGCGACGAAGGAGCTGGTCACGGGGATCGGACCTGAGCGCGGCTGGGGCGAGACCTGGGAGGAGATCCAGCCCAACGCCGTCGAGGCCCTCATCCCGAACGACCACAACCGCTTCGGCAGGCCCGACGAGATCGCGGCGGCGGTCGCCTACCTCTGCAGCGGCTACGCCGAGTACGTCAGCGGGGCGACCATCCGCGTGGACGGCGGCCTCATCCGCTCCGCGTTCTGA
- a CDS encoding enoyl-CoA hydratase/isomerase family protein, whose product MTFDGYEQLAFSRRDNGVLLITLDRPEKYNAADEGMHTELARVWNDVSADPGTRVAVITGAGKAFSAGGDLAMVERMAGDYDRVSHMLKEMSDLVYNIVNCEKPIVSAINGVAVGAGTVAALLADVAIAAEDAKIGDGHVKLGVAAGDHAAIIWPLLAGMAKARYYLLTGEMITGAEAERIGMVAKALPRDQVLDEALRIADALATGSQPAIRLTKRTLNNWLRTFGPTFDQSAAYEMLTFLGPDVVEGYTALREKRAPRFPSAPPSGPVPA is encoded by the coding sequence GTGACCTTCGACGGATACGAGCAACTGGCATTCTCCCGCCGCGACAACGGTGTTCTGCTCATCACCCTCGACCGGCCCGAGAAGTACAACGCGGCCGACGAGGGGATGCACACCGAGCTCGCCAGGGTCTGGAACGACGTCTCCGCCGACCCCGGGACCCGCGTCGCCGTCATCACCGGCGCGGGCAAGGCGTTCTCCGCCGGCGGGGACCTGGCCATGGTCGAGCGGATGGCAGGCGACTACGACCGGGTGTCGCACATGCTCAAGGAGATGAGCGACCTCGTCTACAACATCGTCAACTGCGAGAAGCCGATCGTCTCGGCGATCAACGGCGTCGCCGTGGGCGCCGGTACCGTCGCCGCGCTGCTCGCCGACGTCGCCATCGCCGCCGAGGACGCGAAGATCGGCGACGGCCATGTGAAGCTCGGCGTCGCCGCGGGCGACCACGCCGCCATCATCTGGCCCCTGCTCGCCGGCATGGCCAAGGCGCGCTACTACCTGCTCACCGGCGAGATGATCACCGGTGCCGAGGCCGAGCGCATCGGCATGGTCGCCAAGGCCCTGCCCCGTGACCAGGTACTCGACGAGGCACTGAGGATCGCCGACGCGCTGGCCACCGGTTCCCAGCCGGCGATCCGCCTCACCAAGCGGACGCTCAACAACTGGCTGCGCACCTTCGGCCCCACCTTCGACCAGTCGGCGGCGTACGAGATGCTGACCTTCCTCGGCCCGGACGTCGTCGAGGGCTACACCGCTCTCCGTGAGAAGCGCGCCCCCCGCTTCCCCTCCGCACCGCCCTCGGGGCCTGTGCCCGCATGA
- a CDS encoding LLM class flavin-dependent oxidoreductase produces the protein MPQTDATAARNRVGVMLPRDLPVREVLPYARRAEELGFDQVWVVEDLGFRGGLAQAASVLASTTGITVGIGILPAGARNVCFAAMELATLAQLHPGRLIAGIGHGMPDWMRQAGAWPASPLTLIKEYTTALRLLVRGEPGPAAGRYVHCEGVRLTEIPDVVPPVILGVRGPRSQAAAGEVADGLLLAEPANPAYVTSSLRNLGGAAYGGDLEVVTYDIAAVDDDEAAALDRVRDGLSVVGEPDWAPHIGPLPFAAQLREHRAACADARQFARTMPADWVRELSISGTPDQAREAIEARHAAGATSVVLAPAGPDVPASLASLARALGPRP, from the coding sequence ATGCCCCAGACAGACGCCACCGCCGCCCGCAACCGGGTCGGTGTCATGCTCCCCCGCGACCTGCCCGTGCGGGAGGTGCTGCCTTATGCCCGGCGTGCCGAGGAGCTGGGGTTCGACCAGGTGTGGGTGGTGGAGGACCTCGGTTTCCGCGGCGGGCTCGCGCAGGCCGCCTCCGTCCTCGCCAGCACCACCGGCATCACCGTGGGCATCGGCATCCTGCCCGCCGGCGCCCGCAACGTGTGCTTCGCCGCGATGGAACTGGCCACGCTCGCCCAGCTCCACCCCGGCCGGCTGATCGCCGGCATAGGACACGGCATGCCCGACTGGATGCGCCAGGCCGGAGCCTGGCCCGCCAGTCCCCTGACGCTGATCAAGGAGTACACGACCGCGCTGCGCCTGCTCGTGCGCGGCGAGCCCGGCCCGGCAGCCGGCCGCTACGTGCACTGCGAGGGCGTCCGCCTCACCGAGATCCCCGACGTCGTCCCTCCCGTCATCCTCGGCGTGCGCGGCCCCAGGTCGCAGGCGGCCGCGGGCGAGGTGGCGGACGGGCTCCTCCTGGCCGAGCCCGCGAACCCCGCCTACGTCACGTCCTCGCTCCGGAACCTGGGCGGTGCCGCCTACGGGGGCGACCTGGAAGTCGTCACCTACGACATCGCCGCCGTCGACGACGACGAGGCCGCCGCGCTCGACCGCGTCCGCGACGGCCTGTCGGTCGTCGGCGAGCCGGACTGGGCCCCGCACATCGGCCCCCTGCCCTTCGCGGCGCAGCTGCGCGAACACCGCGCCGCCTGCGCCGACGCCCGGCAGTTCGCCCGGACCATGCCCGCCGACTGGGTCCGCGAGCTCAGCATCTCCGGCACCCCCGACCAGGCACGGGAAGCGATCGAGGCCCGCCACGCGGCAGGCGCGACCAGCGTCGTCCTCGCCCCCGCGGGCCCCGACGTCCCGGCGTCCCTCGCATCACTCGCCCGCGCTCTCGGCCCTCGCCCCTGA